One Brockia lithotrophica DNA segment encodes these proteins:
- a CDS encoding Transcription antitermination protein NusG, giving the protein MGEGPQWYVVHTFSGYENKVKANLEKRVQSMGMQDRIFRVVVPTEEVEEVKNGKVHKHERRIFPGYVLVEMIMTDESWYVVRNTPGVTGFVGAQGPGMKPLPLSPEEAERVLARLGVEAPRTEVSFRIGDRVEVREGPLEGMYGVVDHVDDLRKKVRVLVDFFGRETPVELDFHQVERH; this is encoded by the coding sequence GTGGGCGAAGGGCCGCAGTGGTACGTTGTGCACACGTTTTCCGGGTATGAAAACAAGGTCAAGGCGAACCTCGAAAAACGCGTACAGTCCATGGGCATGCAGGACCGCATCTTCCGCGTGGTTGTACCCACAGAAGAAGTCGAAGAGGTAAAAAACGGCAAGGTCCACAAACACGAGCGCCGGATTTTCCCGGGGTACGTCCTCGTGGAGATGATCATGACCGACGAGTCGTGGTATGTCGTTCGGAATACGCCGGGCGTCACGGGATTCGTCGGTGCCCAGGGGCCCGGAATGAAGCCGCTCCCCCTCTCCCCGGAAGAGGCAGAGCGCGTGCTCGCCCGCCTCGGGGTGGAGGCTCCGCGCACGGAGGTCTCGTTTCGCATCGGCGATCGGGTGGAGGTGCGCGAAGGCCCGCTCGAGGGGATGTATGGCGTCGTAGACCACGTGGACGACCTCCGGAAAAAGGTCCGCGTCCTCGTGGACTTTTTCGGCCGCGAGACTCCCGTAGAGCTCGACTTCCACCAGGTGGAGCGGCACTGA
- a CDS encoding ribosomal protein L33p, with protein sequence MRVVVTMECTQCKRRNYATTKNKQKHPERLELRKYCKYCRTHTLHRETK encoded by the coding sequence GTGCGCGTCGTAGTCACGATGGAGTGCACGCAGTGCAAGCGTCGGAACTACGCGACGACGAAGAATAAGCAAAAGCACCCGGAACGCCTGGAACTTAGGAAGTACTGCAAGTACTGTCGGACGCACACCCTCCACCGGGAGACGAAGTGA
- a CDS encoding RNA polymerase sporulation specific sigma factor SigH: protein MAFEVRASSPGDVSPGPLREHTPSPSPENTDARSFLEHRSDEELVRLVQLGRGEALDVLLDRYRTLVRAKARSYFLVGADREDIVQEGMIGFFKAIRDFRDDRPSSFRAFAEMCVTRQMITAVKTATRQKHIPLNSYVSLDKPIYEDEFSERTLLDVLGDEVEADPLVHLVREEERRELGEKLREILSDFEKNVLLLYLDGNSYQEIAERLGRHVKAVDNALQRIKRKLERLLKTSPEERGR, encoded by the coding sequence GTGGCGTTTGAGGTCCGCGCATCTTCCCCGGGAGACGTTTCGCCCGGGCCCCTTCGGGAACATACCCCCAGCCCCTCGCCGGAGAACACCGATGCTCGGAGTTTTTTGGAACACCGGAGCGACGAAGAACTCGTACGTCTCGTGCAGCTTGGCCGCGGAGAGGCGCTCGATGTATTGCTCGATCGCTACCGAACGCTCGTTCGCGCAAAGGCGCGGTCGTACTTTCTCGTCGGTGCGGATCGGGAGGATATCGTTCAAGAAGGGATGATCGGCTTTTTCAAGGCGATCCGGGATTTTCGCGACGATCGCCCATCTTCGTTTCGTGCCTTTGCCGAAATGTGCGTGACGCGTCAGATGATCACGGCCGTGAAGACGGCGACGCGACAAAAGCACATTCCGCTCAATTCCTACGTTTCCTTGGACAAGCCCATCTACGAAGACGAGTTTTCCGAACGCACGCTTCTCGACGTGTTGGGAGATGAGGTGGAGGCGGATCCCCTGGTTCACCTCGTGCGCGAGGAAGAGCGACGGGAACTGGGGGAAAAGCTCCGGGAAATCCTGAGCGATTTCGAAAAGAACGTCCTCCTCCTCTACCTCGACGGGAACTCGTACCAGGAAATTGCCGAGCGGCTTGGTCGCCACGTGAAGGCGGTCGACAACGCCCTTCAGCGCATCAAGCGCAAACTCGAGCGACTTCTCAAAACAAGTCCCGAGGAGCGCGGGAGATGA
- a CDS encoding 23S rRNA (guanosine-2'-O-) -methyltransferase rlmB — protein MTFCFRKGVGLGGSGVLIYGRHPVREALLRGDVVERIWLQDDLAHRTREDIERLARARGVPVLHVPRQKLDELLRREAPDIPRIRHQGVAARIVLHEGPSLAELVAWVTRTRTAKGSETPLLLALDHWEDPQNVGAAIRTAVAVGAGGVLLPERRSAGVTPAVVKASAGAAHILPPTRVPNLVRALKTLQEAGAWVIGAVMDGGKDYRRADYTSPTVLVVGSEGRGLSRLVLETCDERVEIPMRGGVGSLNASVAAALLLYEAYRQRFPLA, from the coding sequence GTGACCTTTTGTTTTCGCAAAGGCGTCGGCTTGGGAGGGAGCGGCGTGCTCATTTACGGACGTCATCCGGTGCGCGAAGCACTTCTGCGGGGGGACGTCGTTGAGCGAATTTGGCTCCAAGACGACTTGGCGCACCGCACGCGGGAAGACATCGAACGCCTGGCCCGCGCCCGCGGCGTTCCCGTTCTCCATGTCCCGCGGCAGAAGCTCGACGAGCTCCTTCGCCGAGAGGCTCCCGATATCCCGCGGATCCGGCACCAAGGCGTCGCGGCGCGCATCGTCCTGCACGAAGGGCCGTCCCTTGCCGAGCTCGTCGCTTGGGTCACCCGCACGCGGACGGCGAAAGGGTCGGAGACCCCCCTTCTTCTCGCCCTCGACCACTGGGAAGATCCGCAAAACGTCGGTGCGGCCATCCGTACCGCGGTAGCCGTAGGGGCGGGAGGGGTGCTTCTGCCCGAGCGTCGAAGCGCAGGGGTTACCCCTGCCGTGGTCAAAGCCTCTGCCGGCGCGGCGCACATTCTCCCCCCTACGCGAGTTCCCAACCTTGTTCGGGCCTTGAAAACATTGCAGGAAGCAGGTGCCTGGGTGATCGGGGCGGTCATGGACGGAGGAAAGGATTATCGCCGGGCGGACTACACCTCTCCTACGGTTCTCGTCGTGGGAAGCGAGGGGCGCGGCTTGTCCCGCCTTGTCCTGGAGACATGCGACGAGCGCGTCGAAATCCCCATGCGCGGGGGGGTAGGTTCTCTGAACGCCTCGGTGGCCGCCGCCCTTCTCCTCTACGAAGCCTACCGTCAGAGATTTCCCCTTGCGTGA
- a CDS encoding Cysteinyl-tRNA synthetase, which translates to MPEGPSIDIVFTNTLTRRKERFEPLRPPEVRMYVCGPTVYNYVHIGNARVAVVFDVLYRFLRAVGYRVTYVHNYTDVDDKILRAAEESGEPPERIAAKFIRAYEEDMAALGVLPATIRPRATEHVQDMVRLIEQLIARGMAYVVDGDVYFRVRAFPEYGKLSGQPPEKLLAGARVEVDPRKEDPLDFALWKKAKPGEPTWDAPWSAGRPGWHIECSAMSTKYLGETFDIHGGGEDLIFPHHENEIAQSEGATGTPFVRVWMHVGFVTAGDEKMSKSLGNVVLVRDLLGQTEGSAIRLFLLGTHYRSPLAFRFEAIAQAEQALFRLRLAYAEAGRALEGSDPVAKEEDVARLLRPFWEALADDLNTPNALKVVHETARSVYPLLQLEDEESRRKLAAVREALGRMADVLGIDLRLSEVELTEEEASLLAEREKARLARDFVKADALREELVRRGLIVEDTPTGPRVRRRRL; encoded by the coding sequence ATGCCGGAAGGACCTTCCATCGACATCGTCTTTACCAACACCCTCACGCGGCGCAAGGAGCGCTTCGAGCCCCTTCGTCCACCCGAGGTGCGGATGTACGTGTGCGGCCCAACGGTGTACAACTACGTGCACATCGGGAACGCGCGCGTCGCCGTGGTTTTCGACGTGCTATACCGCTTCTTGCGCGCCGTGGGTTACCGCGTGACGTACGTACACAACTACACGGACGTCGACGATAAGATCCTGCGCGCCGCGGAAGAAAGCGGTGAACCTCCGGAACGCATTGCCGCGAAGTTCATACGGGCGTACGAGGAAGACATGGCCGCCTTGGGGGTTCTCCCGGCGACGATTCGGCCCCGGGCGACGGAGCACGTTCAGGACATGGTGCGTCTCATCGAACAGCTGATCGCGCGGGGAATGGCGTACGTCGTGGACGGTGACGTGTACTTTCGGGTGCGCGCCTTTCCCGAGTACGGGAAGCTCTCCGGACAACCGCCCGAAAAGCTCCTCGCGGGGGCACGCGTGGAGGTCGACCCGCGGAAGGAGGACCCCTTGGATTTCGCCCTGTGGAAAAAGGCCAAGCCGGGGGAACCTACGTGGGACGCTCCCTGGTCCGCGGGCCGGCCGGGGTGGCACATCGAATGCTCGGCGATGTCCACGAAGTATCTGGGGGAGACCTTCGACATCCACGGGGGCGGGGAAGACCTCATCTTTCCCCACCACGAAAACGAGATCGCTCAGTCGGAAGGGGCGACGGGGACCCCCTTCGTACGCGTGTGGATGCACGTTGGCTTTGTGACCGCAGGAGACGAAAAGATGTCGAAGTCTCTGGGGAACGTCGTCTTAGTCCGCGACCTCCTCGGGCAGACCGAGGGGAGCGCGATACGCCTCTTTCTCCTCGGCACCCACTACCGGAGTCCGCTCGCTTTTCGTTTCGAGGCGATCGCGCAGGCCGAACAGGCCCTCTTCCGCCTCCGTCTGGCGTATGCCGAAGCCGGAAGGGCTCTGGAGGGAAGCGACCCCGTGGCGAAGGAAGAGGACGTCGCCCGCCTTCTTCGCCCCTTCTGGGAAGCGCTTGCCGATGACTTGAATACGCCGAATGCCCTCAAAGTCGTCCACGAGACGGCCCGGAGCGTGTACCCCCTTCTCCAGCTCGAAGACGAGGAAAGCCGGCGGAAGCTGGCGGCAGTGCGCGAAGCCCTCGGGCGCATGGCGGACGTTCTCGGGATCGACCTCCGCCTCTCCGAAGTCGAACTCACCGAGGAGGAAGCTTCGCTCCTCGCCGAACGGGAAAAGGCCCGCCTGGCCCGCGACTTCGTAAAGGCCGACGCTCTCCGAGAAGAGCTCGTCCGGCGCGGCCTCATCGTCGAGGACACTCCGACGGGTCCGCGAGTGCGTCGGCGTCGGCTGTGA
- a CDS encoding Serine acetyltransferase, translating into MLRRLREDLDAFLTHDPAARSRWEILFLYPGFHALLAHRVNHVLWRAGLRFLARALSQVVRFFTGIEIHPAAKIGRRVVIDHGMGVVIGETAEVGDDCVLYQGVTLGGTGKEKGKRHPTLGRGVLVGAGAKVLGAITVGDYAKIGAGAVVLRNVPPHATVVGVPGRVVVRRSIDPAQPPVHTLDHGDLPDPCSEGIALLEAKLADLFHELRRLEAISEALELTLRERKKSPPRET; encoded by the coding sequence GTGCTGCGACGACTTCGGGAGGATCTCGACGCCTTTCTCACCCACGATCCGGCGGCACGGAGCCGTTGGGAGATTTTGTTCCTCTACCCGGGCTTTCACGCCCTCCTCGCGCACCGGGTGAATCACGTTCTTTGGCGGGCGGGGTTGCGTTTTCTCGCCCGGGCGCTTTCGCAGGTCGTGCGTTTCTTTACGGGCATCGAGATTCACCCCGCGGCGAAGATCGGACGGCGCGTCGTGATCGACCATGGGATGGGCGTGGTCATTGGAGAGACGGCGGAGGTCGGGGACGACTGCGTGCTCTATCAGGGTGTCACCCTGGGCGGGACGGGGAAGGAAAAGGGGAAACGCCATCCGACGCTGGGACGGGGCGTCCTCGTGGGTGCGGGGGCCAAGGTGTTGGGAGCGATCACGGTAGGGGATTATGCGAAGATCGGCGCCGGCGCCGTGGTACTCCGGAATGTGCCGCCGCATGCGACGGTGGTCGGCGTCCCCGGGCGCGTCGTCGTGCGCCGGTCCATCGACCCCGCACAACCCCCCGTTCACACCCTCGACCACGGGGATCTACCGGATCCTTGTTCGGAGGGGATCGCCCTCCTCGAGGCGAAGCTCGCCGATCTCTTTCACGAGCTAAGGCGCCTGGAGGCGATTTCCGAGGCCCTCGAACTCACCCTCCGCGAGCGGAAGAAAAGCCCTCCGCGCGAGACCTAG
- a CDS encoding Glutamyl-tRNA synthetase codes for MSGEIDWFSRGFAQAERVRTRYVLSGGHQVLRGEDFGALLASWIFARLRGGSFVVRVHDTGEGGADARTWEEFRLLVRDFSLSWDEGPDVGGPYGPYRVSRRLEVYRHFAELLLRLGKARAYLVSKSSPGVAVPVSADQVPAGGGAREGEVWIVYPYEGLESPSSLSFLPLPEGQAGVSLVSDRGRPSTLFAEVVDDALMDITTVFLPRPRRGELALREALFAALGFPPPEWRTFLPVFAFEEFRSVLAAEEVSPCSSSGHPASALLRAWLRLTEAKDCPALSQVTLDAVFPRMTLSSEGTQRPL; via the coding sequence ATGTCCGGCGAAATCGATTGGTTTTCGCGCGGTTTTGCGCAGGCGGAACGCGTGCGGACGCGGTACGTACTTTCGGGTGGGCACCAGGTACTCCGGGGGGAAGACTTCGGAGCATTACTCGCTTCGTGGATCTTCGCGCGGTTGCGAGGAGGAAGCTTCGTCGTCCGCGTCCACGATACCGGGGAAGGGGGCGCGGATGCGCGGACTTGGGAGGAGTTTCGGCTTCTCGTGCGGGATTTTTCGCTGTCGTGGGACGAAGGGCCGGACGTAGGCGGCCCCTACGGCCCCTACCGCGTTTCGCGCCGACTCGAGGTGTACCGCCACTTTGCCGAACTCCTTCTTCGGCTCGGAAAGGCCCGAGCCTACCTGGTTTCCAAGTCTTCTCCCGGGGTTGCGGTCCCCGTATCCGCCGACCAGGTCCCCGCCGGGGGAGGAGCTCGGGAAGGGGAAGTGTGGATCGTCTATCCCTACGAGGGTCTCGAGTCTCCGTCATCCCTTTCTTTCCTCCCCCTCCCGGAGGGGCAGGCGGGGGTTTCTCTCGTGAGCGACCGGGGACGACCGAGTACGCTCTTTGCGGAAGTCGTCGACGACGCCCTTATGGACATCACGACCGTCTTTCTCCCACGCCCGCGCAGAGGGGAGCTCGCCCTACGGGAAGCTTTATTTGCCGCCCTTGGCTTTCCTCCTCCCGAGTGGCGGACGTTCCTTCCGGTGTTCGCGTTCGAGGAGTTTCGGTCGGTGCTCGCTGCGGAAGAGGTCTCCCCCTGTTCTTCCTCGGGACACCCCGCATCGGCGCTCCTCCGCGCATGGTTGCGCTTGACGGAGGCTAAGGACTGCCCGGCGCTTTCCCAAGTCACCCTCGACGCCGTTTTCCCCAGAATGACCCTTTCTTCGGAAGGGACGCAACGTCCTCTGTGA
- a CDS encoding 2-C-methyl-D-erythritol 2,4-cyclodiphosphate synthase — translation MFRVGIGYDVHRFAVTRPLVLGGISIPYDRGLEGHSDADVLLHALADALLGALALGDIGEHFPNTDPRFRDLDSTEIVRHAYGLVRARGYHVGNVDAVVVAEEPKLSPYIPEMRKRIAEILDTSLNRVSVKATTPERLGALGKKEGIAAWVVVLLLSPTDSAAHDKGGPR, via the coding sequence TTGTTTCGGGTGGGCATCGGGTACGATGTGCACCGCTTTGCCGTCACGCGCCCGCTCGTCTTGGGGGGGATTTCCATCCCCTACGATCGCGGATTGGAGGGCCATTCGGACGCCGACGTGCTTCTTCACGCTCTGGCCGACGCCCTCCTCGGCGCCCTCGCCCTGGGGGATATAGGCGAACATTTTCCCAACACCGATCCCAGGTTTCGCGATCTGGACAGCACGGAGATCGTGCGGCACGCTTACGGTCTCGTGCGCGCGCGCGGGTACCACGTGGGGAACGTGGATGCTGTGGTCGTCGCGGAGGAACCGAAGCTTTCCCCGTACATTCCGGAGATGCGAAAGAGAATTGCCGAAATCCTTGACACTTCGTTGAACCGGGTAAGCGTAAAGGCGACGACCCCCGAGAGGCTCGGCGCCCTCGGGAAGAAAGAGGGGATCGCCGCTTGGGTCGTCGTCCTCCTTCTTTCCCCTACGGATTCGGCGGCGCACGACAAAGGGGGCCCGCGGTGA
- a CDS encoding 2-C-methyl-D-erythritol 4-phosphate cytidylyltransferase, giving the protein MFAVDSCRSFSRKGLLSPMGAVGVVLVAAGEGRRMGGTVRKPFLPLAGVPVLVHTARVFARVSDIEERVIVVHREDLTRADSLLASYGIRGFRLVAGGERRQDSVFLGVRALSDEVHGVLVHDGVRPLVSEALVRKMAVYARGGRVVVPALPVKDTIKEISGRQVLRTPKRESLIRVQTPQAFPRLELLRALEEAERRGWEVTDEASVFERLGFPVFWTEGEEYNLKLTTPEDLAMAEALLRILSVTGSSTGSSSRHEETGVPPALEGSDAEP; this is encoded by the coding sequence TTGTTCGCCGTGGATTCGTGTAGGTCGTTTTCTCGAAAGGGGCTTCTTTCTCCTATGGGAGCTGTGGGTGTGGTACTCGTGGCGGCCGGGGAGGGAAGGCGAATGGGGGGGACCGTACGAAAACCCTTTCTCCCTCTCGCCGGCGTCCCCGTCCTCGTGCACACGGCCCGCGTATTTGCCCGCGTGTCGGACATCGAGGAAAGGGTGATCGTCGTCCATCGAGAAGATCTGACAAGGGCGGATTCCCTTTTGGCGTCCTACGGTATTCGGGGATTTCGCCTCGTCGCGGGCGGCGAACGTCGCCAAGACAGCGTTTTTCTGGGCGTTCGTGCTTTGTCCGACGAGGTGCACGGGGTGCTCGTGCACGACGGCGTGCGTCCCCTCGTAAGCGAAGCGCTCGTGCGGAAGATGGCGGTGTACGCGCGGGGGGGACGTGTCGTCGTGCCCGCCCTTCCCGTGAAGGATACGATTAAAGAAATCTCGGGGCGGCAAGTTTTGCGCACGCCGAAGCGAGAAAGTCTCATTCGCGTGCAAACCCCCCAGGCTTTCCCCCGTCTGGAGCTCCTGCGTGCCTTGGAAGAAGCGGAGCGTCGAGGTTGGGAAGTCACGGACGAAGCGAGCGTGTTTGAGCGCCTGGGGTTTCCCGTCTTTTGGACGGAAGGAGAGGAATACAACCTGAAGCTCACAACGCCTGAGGATCTCGCCATGGCGGAAGCCCTTCTCCGAATTTTGTCCGTGACCGGGAGCTCTACGGGGTCGAGTTCTCGTCATGAGGAGACAGGCGTGCCTCCCGCGCTTGAAGGTTCCGACGCCGAACCGTGA
- a CDS encoding CarD-like transcriptional regulator, with protein MFRVGDRVVYPLHGAGIVEGIEEKELMGERKAYYVVYLPLGSMKVMFPVDRVETLGVREVVDRSKVDALPQILSAPDEEESLQWSHRQRSYQERIRTGDLFEVASVFRTLHRRDRRKGLSAGERKIYELARQILVSEVAFVLSVDFEQAGAWIEGWVCLGE; from the coding sequence ATGTTTCGCGTTGGCGATCGGGTCGTCTATCCCCTCCACGGAGCCGGAATCGTCGAGGGCATCGAAGAAAAGGAGCTCATGGGGGAGCGCAAGGCGTACTACGTCGTGTACCTTCCTCTCGGCTCGATGAAGGTCATGTTTCCCGTAGATCGCGTGGAAACCCTCGGGGTCCGGGAGGTCGTCGATCGTTCCAAGGTGGACGCACTTCCGCAGATCTTGAGCGCTCCGGATGAAGAAGAGTCTCTCCAGTGGAGCCACAGGCAACGGAGCTACCAGGAGCGGATTCGCACGGGTGACCTGTTCGAGGTGGCCAGCGTGTTTCGGACGCTCCATCGACGGGATAGAAGAAAGGGGTTGTCCGCAGGGGAACGGAAGATCTACGAACTTGCTCGCCAAATCCTCGTGAGCGAGGTCGCCTTCGTGCTTTCCGTAGATTTTGAGCAGGCGGGAGCGTGGATTGAAGGCTGGGTGTGTCTCGGAGAGTGA
- a CDS encoding Formyltetrahydrofolate deformylase, protein MEADRARILLTCVDRPGIVANVAGALSRLGANIVELDQHTTAPWGGRLFMRVEFLLPGLEEKREELEKTLREVSESWNIDFQLHFASRRKRVVVFASLADHALLELLHLWRNGELPGDLVAVVSNHTRLAHAVTAYGVPYHHVPVERGKKEEAERAILDLLEGYRPDLLVLARYMQILSPEFVRRFPNRIINIHHSFLPAFVGKNPYEQAFARGVKLIGATAHYVTEGLDEGPIIEQDVARVTHRASLATLKQIGRDIERTVLARAVKWHLEDRILVHENKTIVFV, encoded by the coding sequence GTGGAAGCAGATCGGGCGCGCATACTCCTCACCTGCGTCGACCGGCCGGGTATCGTCGCCAACGTTGCGGGAGCTCTTTCCCGTCTAGGGGCAAACATCGTCGAGCTCGATCAGCACACTACGGCTCCTTGGGGCGGACGGTTGTTCATGCGCGTGGAATTTTTGCTCCCAGGACTCGAGGAAAAGCGAGAAGAACTCGAGAAAACCCTTCGCGAAGTTTCCGAGTCCTGGAACATCGACTTTCAACTCCATTTTGCCTCTCGGCGCAAGCGCGTGGTCGTCTTCGCTTCTCTCGCCGACCACGCCCTTCTCGAGCTACTGCACCTTTGGCGAAACGGAGAACTCCCCGGCGATCTCGTCGCCGTAGTGAGCAACCACACGCGCCTTGCCCATGCCGTTACGGCTTACGGCGTTCCCTACCACCACGTACCCGTGGAACGCGGTAAAAAAGAAGAGGCGGAAAGGGCCATCCTCGACCTTCTCGAGGGGTACCGTCCAGACCTCCTCGTCCTCGCCCGTTACATGCAGATCCTCTCTCCGGAGTTCGTCCGCCGCTTCCCGAACCGCATCATCAACATCCACCATTCCTTTCTCCCGGCCTTCGTAGGGAAAAACCCCTACGAACAGGCGTTTGCCCGCGGCGTCAAGCTCATCGGAGCGACCGCTCACTACGTGACCGAAGGTCTCGACGAGGGACCGATCATCGAACAGGACGTAGCACGTGTCACCCACCGCGCCTCTCTCGCCACCCTCAAACAAATCGGCCGGGACATCGAACGGACGGTCCTCGCCCGTGCGGTGAAGTGGCACCTAGAAGACCGAATCCTCGTCCACGAAAACAAGACCATCGTCTTCGTCTGA
- a CDS encoding Ribose operon repressor — protein MDEKGRESASPSAGFPDEGKGRVGNRFPSEGGPSSATIRDVAELAGVSVASVSRYLNKKGYVGQETAARIEAAIRALKFEPNVVARNLARGRSGTIAILVSDLENPFFTLLLKAVTEEAAREGYGVLVWTCGQKAGQTLTDLARRRLVDALIVAAHGISQNELHVLGKRGIPMVMLDRAPAFSKSVALRVRDRQGARDAVRHLWEQGYRTIAHVAGPLGYVPARERLGGYVEGLLEVGAQHDPIFVESDFTFRGGVTAARRLFTEHPEVDAVFAANDLMALGILKFTAHLGRKVPEEVGVVGYDGIPIAEMVEPELSTVAQPIEQLGRKAVTVALSLLEDPGREFRDMWFDVTLVARSSSRRPGRA, from the coding sequence ATGGACGAGAAGGGTCGGGAAAGCGCCTCACCTTCGGCGGGCTTCCCGGACGAGGGTAAAGGTCGGGTGGGGAACCGGTTTCCGTCCGAGGGAGGTCCCTCTTCGGCGACGATTCGCGATGTGGCAGAACTCGCGGGGGTATCCGTCGCTTCCGTCTCCCGGTACCTCAACAAAAAAGGATACGTGGGGCAGGAAACGGCGGCGCGCATCGAGGCGGCCATTCGCGCCTTAAAGTTCGAGCCCAACGTAGTCGCGCGGAACCTCGCCCGCGGGCGGAGCGGTACGATCGCGATTCTCGTTTCCGATCTCGAGAACCCCTTTTTCACGCTGCTCCTCAAGGCAGTGACGGAAGAGGCGGCGAGGGAAGGGTACGGAGTCCTCGTGTGGACCTGCGGGCAGAAGGCGGGGCAGACGCTCACCGATCTTGCCCGCCGGCGTTTGGTGGACGCCCTGATCGTGGCCGCCCACGGCATTTCCCAAAACGAGCTTCATGTTCTGGGGAAGCGCGGGATCCCCATGGTCATGTTGGACCGCGCGCCGGCCTTTTCGAAAAGCGTCGCCCTGCGGGTACGCGATCGCCAAGGAGCCCGAGATGCCGTGCGGCATTTGTGGGAGCAGGGGTACCGAACCATCGCCCATGTGGCAGGTCCCCTCGGGTACGTTCCGGCCCGCGAACGCCTGGGGGGTTACGTGGAAGGGCTTTTGGAAGTGGGGGCTCAGCACGACCCCATCTTCGTAGAATCGGATTTCACCTTTCGCGGGGGGGTTACGGCGGCGCGGCGCCTGTTTACCGAGCATCCGGAGGTCGACGCCGTCTTTGCCGCAAACGACCTCATGGCCTTGGGAATCCTCAAGTTTACGGCCCATCTGGGAAGAAAGGTTCCCGAAGAGGTGGGAGTCGTCGGATACGATGGGATCCCCATTGCCGAAATGGTCGAACCCGAGTTGAGCACGGTCGCCCAACCCATCGAACAACTCGGGCGGAAAGCCGTAACCGTCGCCTTATCGCTTTTGGAAGATCCCGGGAGAGAATTTCGAGACATGTGGTTTGACGTCACCCTGGTAGCTCGTAGCTCGTCCCGTCGCCCGGGGCGAGCGTGA